GGCGCTGGCGGTGATTGTCGTGGCCGACCCGTGGGCGCTGTGGCAGGCCGGGTTCTGGCTCAGTTTCATCGCGGTCGGGGTATTGCTGGCTTCGGGCTCGGGCGCTGCGGATGCGAAGGGACAAAGCGCTGTGCGCCGCTGGATGGCCAAGCTGCATGCCCTGTGGCGTGAGCAATGGCTGATCTCCCTGGCCCTGGCACCTCTGGGGCTGCTGCTGTTCGGTCAGGTGTCCGTCGTGGGACTGCTGGCCAATCTGCTGGCCATTCCCTGGGTGACCCTGGTGGTCACGCCGCTGGCCTTGCTCGCGGCTGCGCTGCCCATGGCGGCAAGCGCTGCCGCTGTCGCCATGCTGCCCTTGATGGGTCTGTTGCAGTGGCTGGCTGCGCTGCCCTGGGCGGTGTGGGTTCTGCCGCAGCCCGCCTGGTGGGCCAGCGTGCTGGCGATAGCTGCCGGACTGCTGGTGATCGCGCCCTTGCCGGGGCGGTTGCGGCTGGTGGCCGCGCTGTTCGCGCTGCCTGCCTTGTTCTGGCCTCAGGCACGGCCGCGTGTCGGCGAGTTCGAGCTGCTGGCGGCGGATATCGGTCAGGGAAACGCCGTCATCATCAGCACTGCCAGCCATCGTCTGCTCTATGACGCAGGGCCGCAGTACGGCCGCCACAGCGATGCCGGTGAGCGTGTGCTCTTGCCCTTGCTGGCCGCGCAGGGCATGCAGCTCGATGCCATGATGCTCAGTCACAGCGATATGGATCACACCGGCGGAGCCCTGGCCGTGAAGGCGGCTCAGCCCGGTGCCAGAGTCTGGGGTTCGGACTCGGTGATCCAGGCACCGCAACTGGCGGGCCTGGCTCCGGTGCAGCGCTGTACCCAGGGGCAGCACTGGCAATGGGATGGCGTGACGTTCGAAGTGCTGCACCCGCCAGCAGGAGAGGCCTGGCTCAATGGCCGCAAGGCCAGGCCCAATTTCGGCAGTTGCGTGCTGCGCCTGCGCTCGGCCAGCGGCCAGGTGGCCCTGCTGGCCGGAGACATCGAGGCTGCACAGGAGCAGCAGTTGCTGCAGACCCATCTGGACGAGCCCGTGGAATGGCTGCTGGTGCCGCACCATGGCAGCAAGACCTCGTCGACCGAGCCCTGGGTCGGCACGCTGCGCCCGCGCTGGGCGGTGGTCCAGGCGGGCTATCTGAATCGCTTCGGGCACCCGGTGGCGGCCGTGGTGCAGCGCTATCGGTCGGTGGGCAGCCAGCTGGTGGCACAGGATCGCTGCGGTGCGGCCTACTGGAGCTCTGCCAAGCCGGAAAAACTGGAATGCGAGCGCCTGATTCGGGCGCATTATTGGGATGTTCATGCGGTTTCGACGGGCCCGCCCTGAGAAACTGGCATGGGGCTTGCATTGATGCTGTACCGCCCTTGGGGCGGAGGCTGAGATGCAAGGTTGCGTGCGCGTTGCCAGGCAGCTTGCCTGGCGCGGCGTCGCTAAACTGAAACCCGTGGTCTGCATGCGCAGGCCATGGCAGAAATAGGGAGGACAGGATGCGCACATTCGATGAGATGTATCTGAACTCGCCCGCCGAAGGTGCAGCGGTGCGAGACCACTATCGGGACTATGCGCAGTGGCTGGGCAAGCAACCGCAGGACTATCTGCGTGCCCGCAGTGCCGAGGCGGAAATCGTGTTTCGACGCGTGGGCATCACCTTTGCCGTCTATGGCGACAAGGACGAGAGCGGTGCCGGTACGGAGCGCCTGATTCCGTTCGATCTGATCCCGCGCATCATCCCGGCCCATGAGTGGGCCGGCATGCAGGCCGGTCTGGCCCAGCGCGTGAAGGCGCTCAACTGCTTCATCCGCGACGCCTACCATGGCCAGGACATGGTGCGCGCCGGACTGATTCCGACGGAGCTGGTGCGCGGCAACAGCCAGTACCGGCCAGAGATGGA
This DNA window, taken from Comamonas testosteroni TK102, encodes the following:
- a CDS encoding DNA internalization-related competence protein ComEC/Rec2; its protein translation is MSHQQTSASPHRRLSWLAPLWGCVLGAAWQVTQAGLWHLALYQLLLALGLLTLLLACRWRGRPRLGWWLLLTGAACCVAGLTGWRAHAYLQQTLPPALEAVDLQVEGHIASMLQNQANGQRWRFVVEHADAGVPQVLELSWYGPFGQLADAGQALVPAWAQGVALSPGQRWRLTVRIKRPHGSRNPHGFDYELLAWEQGVQATGYVRDKPAPELLAVTARHPLQRWRQWLRDRIQDEMGRLQRWLPGGDAARAQAALGVVAALAVGDQQAIERKDWTLFRQTGVAHLMSISGLHITMFAWLAALLVGRLWRLSAGACRWVPAPRAALAVGVMLAAAYALFSGWGLPAQRTICMLAVVALLQWLGVRWPWACVWLLALAVIVVADPWALWQAGFWLSFIAVGVLLASGSGAADAKGQSAVRRWMAKLHALWREQWLISLALAPLGLLLFGQVSVVGLLANLLAIPWVTLVVTPLALLAAALPMAASAAAVAMLPLMGLLQWLAALPWAVWVLPQPAWWASVLAIAAGLLVIAPLPGRLRLVAALFALPALFWPQARPRVGEFELLAADIGQGNAVIISTASHRLLYDAGPQYGRHSDAGERVLLPLLAAQGMQLDAMMLSHSDMDHTGGALAVKAAQPGARVWGSDSVIQAPQLAGLAPVQRCTQGQHWQWDGVTFEVLHPPAGEAWLNGRKARPNFGSCVLRLRSASGQVALLAGDIEAAQEQQLLQTHLDEPVEWLLVPHHGSKTSSTEPWVGTLRPRWAVVQAGYLNRFGHPVAAVVQRYRSVGSQLVAQDRCGAAYWSSAKPEKLECERLIRAHYWDVHAVSTGPP